A genomic region of Alistipes megaguti contains the following coding sequences:
- a CDS encoding SusC/RagA family TonB-linked outer membrane protein: MKKLYVSLFSGTLRGGGIFAKCPTLIARTLCFCVLLAINLWAIPATAQTSNKKAHIVSGTVTDTSGNPIVGATIVSSKHAHIGTTTDSKGFFLLTNIESDDVLQVGFVGMKSKELPVGAQMRFDITLENDTEIDEVIVTGYQEISKHQVAGAVKQVKMDEIKLGASFSVNQMLAGQISGVNVIQTSGEPSATPKIRIRGTSSILGNKSPIWVLDGIILDDPVQVNYQDLTGDDAAYLIGNAIAGVNPSDIESITVLKDASATALYGVQAANGVIVVTTKRGEAGRTKIRYDGSFTLNERPSYRQLDVMNAAERITLSQEMLADHFEYSRLPDDIGYEALYMKYMNHGLTYDQFASEVSKMASRNTDWYDLVFRDAFSHNHTVSLTGGSERTYYYASVGYNNTPTTAIKGGSERFSANMKLNSWLTKKLYMGISISGYQNKNKGYSSMAGVNPNTYAQNTARTIPAYNDDGSYYYYKLAGYNSISANGSSIKEHPKYNILNELNETGAQGEVANLNLQLNLQYEFIKGLRYELLASMVHDNSKRFDYATDASTYIAKMRGWNLDFPYLTGDYTSQDWYQESPIPQGGILSASYNTNTSYTLRNTLRYNTQLKEKHTISAFVSSEIRSIPTTGSSSIWYGWQPERGLAIEPVFTDKYIENARNGQYNPTLTDRTTHYVSWLGSASYSYMDKWTINGNIRMDGSNSFGENPKYRFLPVWSVAGKYTLSNEPWLRDSKVLSQLAIRASYGVQGNVDQNTSPSLVIQIGSTDATTGLNQSHVSLLPNADLRWEKTQSYNVGLDFAFLGDLVTGTIDAYKKHGTDMIATTQVSSATGRSELKINSGVVDNAGVEVALGFHPLHTNNWDLYLNVNYSYNRNKLIKANSSAVVNNTSKISGTALIEGKPLGTLYSYNFAGLNHDTGYPVFYDKNGNATGMIPDDKSESGEKEVPNYSLYEDEIELVESGVMDPPHYGGFDFTLRWKSLRLSASFTYSAGAVGRLPGIYTDAYNAYDPAQNMRKEFITRWRQPGDELHTNIPVLYNYDNYQDLPRRDGILSDRDVIEGNNMYDYSTARIAKTNVLRMRSLGLSYYVPTHKLRSWGIESAMISLQATNLFFVADKAWGGMDPESGYAAVPTPRTYTLNVSLTF; this comes from the coding sequence ATGAAAAAACTCTACGTATCACTGTTTTCCGGCACTCTGAGAGGGGGGGGGATATTTGCTAAATGCCCCACACTGATCGCCCGTACGCTGTGTTTCTGCGTGCTGCTGGCCATCAATCTGTGGGCAATCCCCGCCACAGCGCAAACTTCCAATAAGAAGGCCCACATCGTATCGGGCACAGTCACCGACACCAGTGGAAATCCCATTGTCGGTGCTACAATCGTCAGCTCGAAACATGCTCACATCGGTACAACAACCGATTCGAAAGGTTTCTTCCTGCTGACCAACATCGAAAGCGACGATGTCCTTCAGGTAGGATTCGTCGGCATGAAAAGCAAGGAACTGCCTGTCGGTGCACAGATGCGTTTCGATATCACACTCGAAAACGATACGGAAATCGACGAAGTAATCGTCACCGGTTATCAGGAGATCTCGAAACACCAGGTGGCCGGCGCCGTCAAGCAGGTCAAGATGGATGAGATCAAACTCGGCGCATCCTTCTCGGTCAACCAGATGCTCGCCGGACAGATTTCGGGCGTGAACGTCATCCAGACTTCGGGCGAGCCCAGCGCCACCCCCAAAATCCGTATTCGCGGAACTTCATCCATTCTGGGCAACAAGTCTCCGATCTGGGTGCTCGACGGTATCATCCTCGACGACCCCGTGCAGGTCAACTATCAGGACCTCACGGGCGACGATGCCGCCTACCTGATCGGTAACGCCATCGCCGGCGTCAACCCCTCGGATATCGAGTCGATCACCGTTCTGAAGGATGCCTCGGCCACGGCCCTCTACGGCGTGCAGGCTGCCAACGGCGTCATCGTCGTGACGACCAAGCGCGGCGAGGCCGGTCGCACGAAGATACGTTACGACGGCTCGTTCACCCTCAACGAACGCCCCTCCTACCGACAGCTCGACGTGATGAACGCCGCCGAACGCATCACCCTCTCGCAGGAGATGCTCGCCGACCACTTCGAGTACTCGCGCTTACCGGACGATATCGGCTACGAGGCCCTCTACATGAAATACATGAACCACGGCCTGACCTACGACCAGTTTGCTTCCGAGGTTAGCAAGATGGCTTCGCGCAACACCGACTGGTACGACCTGGTGTTCCGCGACGCGTTCAGCCACAACCACACGGTGAGCCTTACCGGCGGTTCGGAGCGAACCTACTATTACGCTTCGGTGGGATACAACAACACCCCGACGACCGCTATCAAGGGTGGATCGGAGCGTTTCTCGGCCAACATGAAACTCAACTCGTGGCTCACCAAGAAGCTCTACATGGGCATCAGCATCTCCGGCTACCAGAACAAGAACAAGGGTTACAGTTCGATGGCCGGAGTCAACCCCAACACATACGCCCAGAATACGGCCCGCACCATCCCGGCCTACAATGACGACGGTTCGTACTACTATTACAAATTGGCCGGCTACAACTCAATAAGCGCCAACGGATCGTCCATCAAAGAGCATCCGAAATACAATATCCTCAACGAACTCAACGAAACGGGAGCCCAAGGCGAGGTTGCCAACCTCAATCTCCAGCTCAACCTCCAGTACGAGTTCATCAAGGGTCTCCGCTACGAGTTGCTCGCTTCGATGGTTCACGACAACAGCAAGCGGTTCGACTACGCCACCGACGCCTCGACCTATATCGCCAAGATGCGCGGCTGGAATCTCGACTTCCCCTATCTGACGGGTGATTATACCTCGCAAGACTGGTATCAGGAGTCTCCCATCCCGCAGGGCGGTATCCTCTCGGCCTCATACAATACCAATACCAGCTACACGCTGCGTAATACGCTGCGCTATAACACGCAGCTCAAGGAGAAGCACACGATCAGCGCCTTCGTCTCCTCCGAAATCCGCAGCATCCCGACTACCGGATCATCGTCCATCTGGTACGGCTGGCAGCCCGAGCGAGGTCTGGCCATTGAGCCGGTCTTCACGGACAAGTACATCGAGAATGCACGGAACGGCCAGTACAATCCCACACTCACCGACCGTACGACCCACTACGTATCGTGGCTGGGCAGCGCCTCCTACTCCTACATGGACAAGTGGACGATCAACGGCAACATCCGTATGGACGGTTCAAACTCCTTCGGTGAGAACCCCAAGTATCGCTTCCTGCCCGTGTGGTCGGTAGCCGGCAAATACACCCTGTCGAACGAACCCTGGCTCCGGGACAGCAAGGTACTCTCGCAGCTCGCCATACGTGCCTCATACGGTGTACAGGGAAATGTTGACCAGAACACTTCGCCGAGCCTCGTGATCCAGATCGGCTCGACCGATGCCACCACGGGTCTCAACCAGTCCCACGTATCGCTGCTGCCGAATGCCGACCTGCGTTGGGAAAAGACCCAGTCGTACAACGTCGGTCTCGATTTCGCCTTCCTGGGCGACCTGGTAACCGGTACGATCGACGCCTACAAGAAGCACGGTACCGACATGATCGCCACGACTCAAGTCTCCTCGGCCACGGGCCGCTCGGAACTCAAGATCAACTCGGGTGTCGTCGATAACGCCGGTGTCGAGGTGGCCCTGGGCTTCCACCCGCTCCACACCAACAACTGGGATCTCTACCTCAACGTCAACTACTCGTACAACCGCAACAAACTGATCAAGGCCAACAGCAGCGCCGTGGTCAACAACACGTCGAAGATCTCCGGTACGGCCCTGATCGAGGGCAAACCGCTCGGCACGCTCTACTCCTACAACTTCGCCGGACTCAACCACGATACGGGTTACCCGGTCTTCTACGACAAGAACGGCAACGCTACCGGCATGATTCCCGACGACAAGAGCGAATCGGGCGAAAAGGAGGTTCCCAACTACAGCCTTTACGAGGATGAGATCGAGCTCGTCGAGTCGGGTGTAATGGATCCGCCCCACTACGGAGGTTTCGACTTCACGCTGCGTTGGAAGAGCCTGCGTCTATCGGCATCGTTCACCTACTCGGCCGGAGCCGTAGGCCGTCTGCCGGGCATCTACACCGATGCTTACAATGCCTACGATCCCGCACAGAACATGCGCAAGGAGTTCATCACGCGCTGGCGCCAGCCGGGCGACGAGCTGCACACCAACATCCCCGTTCTCTACAACTACGACAACTACCAGGACCTGCCGCGGCGTGACGGGATTCTCTCCGACCGCGATGTCATCGAAGGCAACAACATGTACGACTACTCGACGGCCCGCATCGCCAAAACCAACGTTCTGCGTATGCGTAGCCTCGGTCTGAGCTACTACGTTCCGACGCATAAACTTCGTTCGTGGGGCATCGAGTCGGCCATGATCAGCCTGCAGGCCACCAACCTCTTCTTCGTAGCCGACAAGGCATGGGGCGGCATGGACCCCGAGAGCGGTTATGCAGCCGTTCCGACGCCGAGAACCTACACGCTCAACGTAAGTCTGACTTTCTAA
- a CDS encoding RagB/SusD family nutrient uptake outer membrane protein produces MKKGINILTFGFALATLTGCGDFLTQEAQDLVIPKTVTQYKELLQGDGYFKNLQTKAAWVHFLTDDMATGPYEYADDPTKISSYMEKYKQIFLWQAEIESDQFTDDLYAYLYNQALPGTICLEMLDDMEGSDTEKRILKGQASFQRAMAFFYLANLYGPAYNEAQGSDPCVPMSLTATATPGSYPRKTVEEVWGQIHTDITTAVECLDGYEAGVYEINYKAALLLASRVALFMENYEEAITYAEKLLELAPTLFDMVGKIDIETYLDPGKYSSEGILNTNLNPDEILWTFSQSSTQDLKNLLTDTSFTSMSFTVSNTEDSGLIQLYDRNKDVRMAFSFADPDPDDFLASLIGCMSGTYVYSPCKYNSYAGMTGFPMGMRNAEAYLTLAEAYARKANPDKSRALDYLNALLKTRIVDYTPLTEADFATDQELVERIWTERRKELCFEELHRWWDMRRCGQKGFTRVWGVTDETYEIADHDPAFTLNFPKKERDFDPGLTPNNRPIRTPVASN; encoded by the coding sequence ATGAAAAAAGGAATCAACATACTGACATTCGGATTTGCATTGGCAACCCTGACCGGATGCGGGGACTTTCTGACACAGGAGGCCCAGGATCTTGTCATTCCGAAGACCGTGACACAATACAAGGAGCTGCTGCAGGGTGACGGCTACTTCAAAAACTTGCAGACCAAGGCTGCGTGGGTTCATTTCCTGACCGACGATATGGCTACCGGTCCTTACGAGTATGCCGACGACCCCACGAAGATCTCCTCATACATGGAGAAGTACAAGCAGATCTTTCTCTGGCAGGCCGAGATCGAAAGCGACCAGTTCACCGACGACCTCTACGCTTACCTCTACAACCAGGCGCTTCCGGGTACGATCTGTCTTGAGATGCTCGACGACATGGAAGGATCCGATACGGAAAAAAGAATTCTCAAGGGTCAGGCCTCATTCCAGCGTGCGATGGCCTTCTTCTACCTGGCCAACCTTTACGGTCCGGCCTACAACGAAGCTCAGGGCAGCGATCCCTGTGTTCCGATGTCGCTGACGGCAACCGCAACTCCGGGCTCCTACCCACGCAAAACCGTCGAGGAGGTCTGGGGACAGATCCATACGGACATTACAACGGCGGTCGAATGTCTCGATGGTTATGAAGCCGGTGTCTACGAGATCAACTACAAGGCCGCCCTGCTGCTCGCCTCGCGCGTAGCACTCTTCATGGAAAACTATGAAGAGGCCATCACCTATGCCGAGAAGCTGCTCGAACTGGCCCCGACGCTCTTCGACATGGTGGGCAAGATCGACATCGAAACCTATCTCGACCCCGGCAAGTACTCCAGCGAAGGAATCCTTAACACGAATCTCAATCCCGACGAAATCCTTTGGACCTTCTCGCAGAGTTCGACGCAGGACCTGAAGAATCTGCTCACAGACACTTCGTTTACCTCGATGTCGTTCACCGTATCGAATACCGAAGATTCAGGTCTGATCCAACTCTATGACCGCAACAAGGATGTCCGCATGGCCTTCTCCTTCGCCGATCCCGACCCGGACGACTTCTTGGCATCACTAATCGGTTGTATGTCGGGCACATACGTCTATTCCCCCTGCAAGTACAACAGCTACGCCGGAATGACCGGTTTCCCGATGGGAATGCGCAACGCAGAGGCCTACCTGACGCTGGCCGAGGCCTATGCCCGCAAGGCCAATCCGGACAAGAGCCGTGCACTGGATTACCTGAATGCCCTGCTCAAGACGCGCATCGTCGACTACACCCCGCTCACCGAGGCCGATTTCGCCACCGACCAGGAACTCGTCGAACGGATCTGGACCGAGCGCCGCAAGGAGCTCTGCTTCGAGGAGCTGCACCGCTGGTGGGATATGCGCCGCTGCGGTCAGAAGGGCTTCACCCGGGTGTGGGGCGTCACGGACGAGACCTACGAAATCGCCGACCATGACCCCGCCTTCACGCTCAACTTCCCGAAGAAGGAGCGTGACTTCGATCCGGGACTCACGCCCAACAACCGCCCGATCCGGACTCCGGTAGCATCCAACTAA
- a CDS encoding TlpA disulfide reductase family protein, translating into MKNNKILLCGAMLALAACSSADKYTIRGTWEDGAGQTIYLKTGDDPKQLVAIDSAVVKSDNTFALKGPAPETMTPAVLVTPEARTELLLYRSGRPIEVKIWNETRRELKAGETDSVDVKVQHMKLVDPDPETAVFLTGRDLESGNAFISLGGMFMLMNAQEKGLSLDSVFNVKTQMEDAFEQSMEKFLDSTGNFRSSTFFIRDFVLKARSFTEAQRWYDSLTPAVKESAEGKMLLNDIELNSKFNVGGTPDDFTLPTPDGDSLSLYSLRGNVVLLDFWASWCAPCLAEAPNVKKIYEKYHDKGLEVLGVSLDKEGDYDKWVDAIKKHGLSWKHVSSLKGWDCPVAKQFNVTAIPRMYILDRNGKIIAQDLRGEELAKKMDEIFADAQ; encoded by the coding sequence ATGAAAAACAACAAAATTCTTCTTTGCGGTGCGATGCTCGCACTGGCAGCCTGCTCGTCGGCTGACAAGTACACGATCCGTGGAACCTGGGAAGACGGTGCAGGACAGACCATCTACCTCAAGACGGGCGACGACCCCAAACAGCTCGTGGCCATTGACTCGGCGGTGGTGAAATCCGACAACACCTTTGCGCTCAAGGGTCCGGCTCCGGAGACGATGACTCCCGCCGTCCTGGTAACCCCCGAAGCACGCACCGAACTGCTTCTCTACCGCTCGGGACGCCCGATCGAGGTGAAAATCTGGAACGAAACGCGCCGCGAACTCAAAGCCGGCGAAACCGATAGTGTCGATGTCAAGGTACAGCACATGAAGCTGGTCGACCCCGATCCCGAAACTGCCGTCTTCCTCACGGGACGCGACCTGGAGTCGGGGAACGCATTCATCTCGCTGGGCGGCATGTTCATGCTGATGAATGCCCAGGAGAAGGGGCTCTCGCTCGACTCGGTGTTCAACGTCAAGACTCAGATGGAGGATGCCTTTGAGCAGAGCATGGAGAAATTCCTCGATTCGACGGGCAACTTCCGTTCATCGACCTTCTTCATCCGCGACTTCGTGCTCAAGGCCCGTTCGTTCACCGAAGCTCAACGCTGGTACGACTCGCTGACGCCGGCCGTCAAGGAGTCGGCCGAGGGCAAGATGCTTCTCAACGACATCGAGCTGAACAGCAAGTTCAACGTCGGCGGCACGCCCGATGACTTCACGCTCCCGACCCCCGACGGCGATTCGCTCTCGCTCTACTCGCTGCGCGGGAATGTGGTTCTGCTCGACTTCTGGGCCTCGTGGTGTGCACCCTGCCTGGCCGAAGCTCCCAACGTGAAGAAAATCTACGAGAAATACCACGACAAGGGGCTCGAGGTGCTGGGCGTATCGCTCGACAAGGAGGGCGACTACGACAAATGGGTGGATGCCATCAAAAAGCACGGCCTGAGCTGGAAGCATGTCTCCTCGCTCAAGGGCTGGGACTGCCCCGTAGCCAAGCAGTTCAACGTCACGGCCATTCCGCGCATGTACATCCTCGACCGCAACGGCAAGATCATCGCCCAGGATCTGCGCGGTGAGGAACTCGCCAAAAAGATGGACGAAATTTTCGCCGACGCTCAGTAA
- a CDS encoding TlpA disulfide reductase family protein → MKKIFIGMLLAAGFAACSDGNKNGEQIAYDIQGNWDEGAGQWVRLVSDDFPQAVDSAKVGDDKLFHLQGELDYAQKATLLFGKQGSDYKERRTKEIFLDGTPVTLTVKQEEGNPFNPSGIDVTVKGSPEQRLIDQQFSIELMNMFVELGEGTAKDEEAKASSKKARDDFNKTLFALIDSARNCRMITYMISDFMVPRYPIKTIDSLFNTLTDSVKQSHLGRNLADKIARLKAVNIGAKAPDFTLPTVDGGELRLSDLRGKVVLLDFWASWCAPCRGELPNVKKIYEKHHADGLEVVGISLDNKRENWLKAIEEEQLPWIQVSSLKAFDCDVAKTYSVQAIPRMFIIDRDGTIIGLDLRGEKLAQRMDEIFAK, encoded by the coding sequence ATGAAAAAAATCTTTATCGGAATGCTGCTCGCTGCAGGGTTCGCAGCCTGCTCGGACGGAAACAAAAACGGCGAACAGATCGCTTACGACATCCAGGGCAACTGGGATGAAGGGGCCGGACAATGGGTACGTCTCGTCAGCGATGATTTCCCACAGGCCGTCGATTCGGCAAAGGTCGGCGACGACAAGCTCTTCCATCTCCAGGGAGAGCTGGACTATGCACAAAAGGCCACGCTGCTCTTCGGCAAGCAGGGCTCCGATTACAAGGAGCGCCGGACGAAGGAGATCTTCCTCGACGGAACGCCCGTCACACTGACGGTCAAGCAGGAGGAGGGCAACCCCTTCAACCCCTCGGGTATCGACGTAACGGTCAAGGGCAGTCCCGAACAGCGCCTCATCGACCAGCAGTTCTCGATCGAACTGATGAACATGTTCGTCGAACTGGGTGAAGGAACCGCCAAGGATGAGGAGGCAAAGGCCAGCTCCAAGAAAGCGCGTGACGACTTCAACAAGACGCTCTTCGCTTTGATCGACTCGGCCCGCAACTGCCGGATGATCACCTACATGATCAGTGACTTCATGGTGCCCCGCTACCCGATCAAGACGATCGACAGTCTGTTCAACACGCTGACCGACAGCGTCAAGCAGAGTCATCTGGGCCGCAATCTGGCCGACAAGATCGCCCGTCTGAAGGCGGTCAACATCGGCGCCAAGGCTCCGGATTTCACGCTCCCGACGGTCGACGGCGGTGAACTCCGCCTTTCGGACCTGCGCGGCAAGGTCGTGCTGCTCGACTTCTGGGCTTCGTGGTGCGCACCCTGCCGCGGCGAGCTGCCCAACGTGAAGAAGATCTACGAAAAGCACCACGCCGACGGACTGGAGGTTGTGGGCATCTCGCTCGACAACAAACGCGAAAACTGGCTCAAGGCGATCGAGGAGGAGCAGCTGCCCTGGATTCAGGTCTCCTCGCTGAAGGCCTTCGACTGCGACGTGGCGAAGACATACAGCGTACAGGCCATTCCGCGCATGTTCATCATCGACCGTGATGGCACGATCATCGGCCTCGACCTGCGCGGCGAGAAACTCGCTCAACGCATGGATGAGATCTTTGCCAAATAG
- a CDS encoding MarR family winged helix-turn-helix transcriptional regulator: MRIAFRQCLQRTLKRHGISVTFEMLQVISCLWREEGSTQQILAERTARSKASLSSLMTTLEKRGYIERRAEPSDRRNKRVYLSPEGERFWLGILPILNDLYARFEQSIGPECLRVMTSDLTRIQHELESI; encoded by the coding sequence ATGCGGATCGCCTTCCGCCAGTGCCTTCAACGCACGCTGAAACGCCACGGCATCAGCGTAACGTTCGAGATGCTGCAGGTGATAAGCTGCCTGTGGCGCGAGGAGGGCTCGACACAGCAGATTCTGGCCGAACGCACGGCCCGGAGCAAGGCCAGTCTGAGCAGCTTGATGACCACCCTCGAGAAACGCGGCTATATCGAACGCCGGGCGGAGCCCTCCGACCGACGCAACAAACGCGTCTACCTCTCGCCCGAAGGCGAACGCTTCTGGCTCGGCATCCTGCCGATCCTGAACGACCTCTACGCCCGCTTCGAACAGAGCATCGGGCCGGAATGTCTCCGCGTCATGACGTCGGATCTAACCCGCATACAGCATGAACTGGAAAGCATATAG